In Deinococcus irradiatisoli, the genomic stretch TGCTCCAGCGAGGAGAAGGGTGAGTTTCAATGTGGCCTCCTGGGACAGCCAGTGAACGCACAGGCGTGGCCGCCGGTGCATGAGTCAAGCCTGCCGCCCGTCGTGACACCCGGCGGCAGCAAAAGGCCCGCGCTCAGGCGGGCCGGGAAGGGCGGAAGGTCAGCGCAGAATCTTGACGGTGTAGGCCTGGCTGGCCGGATCAATCGCAGCGGCGGTGTGATTGAACAGGCGCAGCGTCACGGTGCCCGCTGCGCTCACCCAAGGCTGCTGAATGATTCCCGCCGGCGGAGGTGTGACCACGTTCACCACATCCAGCAGGGCCGAACCCGACACGGTGATGCTCAGGTCAACGTAACTCCCCGCCGCGATGCTCGCCACGTCCGTCGTAAGCGTGCCGCTCAGGTAGGCGTGAGAACCGTCTCCGTAGTGCCGCAGCGCAAAGATGTCCCAGGTCGGGTGAAGGTACTGGGTCGGCCAGATCTGCCCGTACTTCAGCATGAAGCGCCGAATCGCCAGACTGGTCGGCCGCACCGTCCACAGCAGCGTGTAGCGGATTTTCTTGATCGCCGCGCCCGGCGTGATGGCCGGCAGCGAAATCAGGTACGCCGGAGTGATGTCCTGGGTGTACGCCGTGACGTACCCGGACCCGGTGTCGTACTCGATTTTGATCTGGGTCAGGTTCGTGGGAATAGCCTGGAACAGCACCTCGGGGATGTATTCGCCCGTGAAGGTCAGCGGCGCCGAGCTGGTCCCCCAGCTGAACTCCCACACCACCGAGTTGAGCGTGCTCAGCTGCGCCGTGTTGAGGCTGAGGGTGCTTTGCAGCCCGTTATGACCTGTGGGCGTCAATGCGGTGGTGGCACTGATCGCGGCGCCGTCTCCGAGCGTCGCTCCAGCGTTGACACTGGCCGCGTAGCCTGAGGCTCCGGTGCCACCCAGGCGTTTGGCGACGAAGGCCAGGACGTCGCTCCAGTCGAACATGTTGTACGGCGTCGGGTACTGATTCGACGGCATGAAGACGGCGGGCGCCGTCAACGTGCTGCCCGACTGTGCCCGGAGTGTGGCGGCGTCGCTGAACTGGTTGGTGTCGTAGGCGTCCGAGGCCATGCCGAAGGTGTTCAGCAGCGTGACGACGCCCGGCCCTTTGATGTTCTGGCTCACCAGGTGCCCGGTGGCGGTGGTCAAGACCCGCGTGCCATCCGTGACGTACTGATAGCGGTTGTGCATCACGATGCAGCGCTGCGAGCCGCCCGCAAGCTGCGTGCCGGTCGGCAGCTGCTGGGTGGCGGTGCCGCCGATGGTGTTGTGCGTGATGGTGTGCCCCACCGTGTTGGTGTCGGCCAGCACGCACGCCGCCCCACCGCGAATCAGCGGATTGCCGCTCACCTGCGCGTAGGTCGAGAGCCCATGCAGGTAGACCGCAATCCCAGCGGTGTTGATCGAGTTGCCGGTGATGCGGGTGCGGTTGCCGATGTTCAGAATGGCTTTGAGACTGCTGCCGCGCACCAGCGTCTCGCTGCTGCCTACTGAAGCGTTAATTCCGTTGCCTTGAATGAGCGTGTCGTTGGCCCCGCTCTCGACTTGAATCGCTGCCCCGGCGAGCGGCAGCTCGAATTGGTTGTCACTGACCTTGCAGCGGCTGCCGAAGATGTTCACCGCCGCGAACACAGCGGTATTCGGGTCGAGATTGGTGCTGCCGAAGAAGCAGCCCCGGATTTCGACATCCGACGCCTGAGCCTTGATGGCCCGCTTCTTGATGTCCCAGAAGCGGGAGTTAAGGACTTTGCCACGGGCGGGCGTCCAGACGAGGGAGGCGTCGGTGCTCGTCTGGAACTGAACGGCGTCCCCGTCCTCAAAGCCGCCGATCCCGTAGAAATCGCAGTCGTCAACTTTTCCGCCCGTGCCCTGGAACAAGAGCGCCCGGTGAGCGCCGATGCTGTTGCCGATCACGCCGTCCTCGTAGCCGCTATACCCCGAAAACTGCGCGCCCTTCACCACCGCGTAGGTGCTGGCGCTGCCCTGCTGGATGCCGTAGGCGCTGACCGTGCTGGTCCCCTGGATGTTGACGATGCCGCCGCCCTCAAACCGGACGTTTCCATTGGCAAGAATGCCCGTTGAGATGAGGTTCTTCCCGTCGAGCAGGGCGTCTTTGAACACAGCGCTCTTTCCGTTGGGAACGTTGAGCCACACGCCTGAACCACCGGCGCATTCGATGATGGTCTTGCCCGGCTGGCAGACGAAGGTGATCCCGTCTGGAAGGGCCACGCCGGAGGGCAGGCTGAGGGTGGTGGGTTCGAGGTAGACCGTGCGGCTGGGCAGGCTGCCGGCGCTCAGGCTGGCCAGTGTGGCGAGCAGCGCCCCGCCGCTGGCGATCCAGGCGCCGCCGGCCCGGAACAGGCGCACCAGGTTGCCGCTCAGATCGCGCTTGGCCCCGCGTGTGCCGTCCGGTGGGCTGCCGGCTGGGTCTGCCGTGGTGTCGGAGACATAGGCCGGGTTGATACCCAGAACGCCGAAGGCTTCGGTGGTGACCTGGTCAACATCGGTGACGCCCTGCTGCATCTGCGGCAGCAGGGTGGCGCCGGTATCGAGCAGGCTGCTCAGGCTGGCGATCTGCGCTTCGGTGGCCAGGGTCGGGCCACTCTCGCCGATCGGCGACAAGTCCCAGACACCTGAACCGTCCGTCGAGGTGTCGCGCGGGTTGCCGGCGTAAATGACCGGCACGCCCACGATCCCGGCACCTTCCGGCGTCACCCGGATGGTGATCAGTGGCGGCAGCTTGTCGCCCACCTCGCCGCCGTAGAACTTCATCGGGTTGCCTTCCAGGTCTTGCAGCTCAGCCCAGGGGGCATCGTCGCCCAGCACGGCGCGGCCTTCGTACTGTCCGCCCGCCAGTTGCGCGCCGACCCGGTAGGCGGCTGGGTACGTGACCCGCACGGAGCCTCCAGTCGCGCCGGCTGGCAGCAGCACCTTCGTGTCTGTCGTTAGTAGTTTTGCCATGTCGTCACCAGAGGAAGTAAGAGTCGAGGTCGGGCACCATCGCGGGCACCAGCGTGATGGTCACCAGGGCCTGGGTGCTGTCGATCAGGCCGGTGGGCGAGGCGCTGTCATCCGTGATGGGCACGGCGATCATGGTCCCGCCCTGCACTGGGACCGGCACCCGTCCGTCGCGGTCGACGGAGACCGCCGCCCGGATGTCGGCCCGCAGCTCGGAGAGCAGGCGGCTGAGTTCGGCTTCGCTGTCGGCCCGCTCATAGCCGGTGAAGATGATGGGTGTGGGGTCGGCCAGGCCGTCGCTGAGGTCGTACACCTTCCGGTAGCCACGCGCCCGCACCAGATTCGGTGTGGTGGCTGCCGGGCTGAGCACGGCCGGCACATACGTCGCGTTGAGTTCGATGATGCCTGATGGCCGGCTCGGGGTGTGCAGGTGGAACCGTTCGTAGGTGATCATCGTCGCCTCCCTCCGGGCGCACTAAATTGCCCTGGATACGGCAGGGCGGCCGTGAGGAGCTTGGTGCTGGCGTTGCCCCGGTTCCAGGTGATGACCGCGCCAGCGGCGTGCTGCAGCCGGTCGGGGAAGTAAGCCGGCGTCACGTGCACACCGGGCTTGTCCACTTCCCAGGTCGGCCCGGCCCAGTAGGGCGCGGCGTAGCCCAACGGCATGACCACGCCGAGGGTGTTTCTGGATTCCACCTGTTCGTCCAACGTCCCGCCGCTCAGCGTCCAGCTGGCCGAGCCCGCCTCGGTGGCATCGATGTAGTTCACCGGTGGCCGCACCTCGAAGGCCACGTACCAGCGGTCGAAGTTCAGTTTGGCGGCTTCGAGCGGCACGTTGATGTCCATGACCCGGATGTTGTCGAAGTCGATGAATGTCTGAGACACCAGCGTGCCGCTGCTGGTGTAGGTATCGAGGGCGAACACGCGAAGGTTGCCCTGCGCGTACTGCGGCTTGCCGCTGATCACCCAGGGATCGCCCTGCGTGATCTCCAGGTGCAGGCGGATCGTGGCGTTCCGGCTTTTGCTGTAGCCGTCCTGACCGGTCGAGGCCAGCTCGGCGTAGTAGCCGATCGGCCCGAGCGCCCCAGGCCCACCCAGGGTGACAGGCGTGTCCCAGAGGCCCGTGGCGGCCTCGCGAGTGTGGGTCTGGTCCTCGGTGATGGTCGAGGGGTTGGCGCTGGCTGAAGCGGTCACACGCGGCGCGAAGACCGGCACGTCGGTGCGCTTGTAGCTCTCCGGTTGCCACCCATCGCCGAAATTCATCACCGCGTCGGTGACGTACTTGGTAATGGTGTAGCCGAGGTTCCGGGCGCCGGGCGAAGTGAGGTTGACCGGAACGGCACTCTCCGGCGTGCCGATGATGGCCGTGAGGTCGGCCGCCACGCCCATCTGTCCGTTGGGCAGGGTTTCGAGGGCGCGGTCGGCCGCTTCCTTGCGGGTGGTGAAGGCGTCGGCATTGGGCAGCGTCAGCCCGAACGCCGCCTCGCCGCCGATGGTCAGGCCGCCGCCATTGATGGCCGAGCCGCCGTTGCCGAGCCCGTCGATGTACGCCGTTTCGACGCCCACCAGCTGCACCATGCTCAGGCTGTCCTGGGCTTCCTGGGCCTGCTGGGCGATCCCGGCCGCGATATAGCCGGTCCCGGTGTCGTCTTCGAGCTTGATCCGCAGCAGGCGCGGCCAGGGCGCCGTGAGCCAGGCGTCCGGCACGTCGGCGATCCCGAGGGTGCCGCTGACCAAAGCCCCCATGCTGCCCAGGCTCAGTTCGGCGGTGATCACCTCGAAGGTAAGCGCCTCGGCGGCCGGGCCGATCGGCACCCCGCTGATCGCCTCGACGATCATCCGCCTGGCGTTGATCGAACTGCCGCCGTGTCCGGCAACGATGTTCATCGTCTCAACCCGGCCCAGTCGGTCTCGACCTGGGTGAGGATCTTGCTCAGGCGATCAACCTGGGCACCGAACAGGCCAGCCGACGTCACGTTGCTCTGCCCAGCGGCGACAAACTTGTCGGCAGTGACGTCGAGCTTCAGGAACGAAGTCGCCAGCTGATCCACGTTGATGGTGGCCACCAGCGGCGCGGCCTGGGCCGTGATGGTGACGTTCTGGCTCGGCGTGGTGGAGCTGGTGGGTTTGGGCAGGCCGCTGCCGGTCAGCCCGAAGGCGTCGCCGATCGGCTTGATCACCAGGTCGTAGAACGTCTTGGCAGCCTTTGCCGCTTCCGTCGCGCCTGCCTTGAGCCCGATGGCCGCCTGAACA encodes the following:
- a CDS encoding right-handed parallel beta-helix repeat-containing protein; the protein is MRVTYPAAYRVGAQLAGGQYEGRAVLGDDAPWAELQDLEGNPMKFYGGEVGDKLPPLITIRVTPEGAGIVGVPVIYAGNPRDTSTDGSGVWDLSPIGESGPTLATEAQIASLSSLLDTGATLLPQMQQGVTDVDQVTTEAFGVLGINPAYVSDTTADPAGSPPDGTRGAKRDLSGNLVRLFRAGGAWIASGGALLATLASLSAGSLPSRTVYLEPTTLSLPSGVALPDGITFVCQPGKTIIECAGGSGVWLNVPNGKSAVFKDALLDGKNLISTGILANGNVRFEGGGIVNIQGTSTVSAYGIQQGSASTYAVVKGAQFSGYSGYEDGVIGNSIGAHRALLFQGTGGKVDDCDFYGIGGFEDGDAVQFQTSTDASLVWTPARGKVLNSRFWDIKKRAIKAQASDVEIRGCFFGSTNLDPNTAVFAAVNIFGSRCKVSDNQFELPLAGAAIQVESGANDTLIQGNGINASVGSSETLVRGSSLKAILNIGNRTRITGNSINTAGIAVYLHGLSTYAQVSGNPLIRGGAACVLADTNTVGHTITHNTIGGTATQQLPTGTQLAGGSQRCIVMHNRYQYVTDGTRVLTTATGHLVSQNIKGPGVVTLLNTFGMASDAYDTNQFSDAATLRAQSGSTLTAPAVFMPSNQYPTPYNMFDWSDVLAFVAKRLGGTGASGYAASVNAGATLGDGAAISATTALTPTGHNGLQSTLSLNTAQLSTLNSVVWEFSWGTSSAPLTFTGEYIPEVLFQAIPTNLTQIKIEYDTGSGYVTAYTQDITPAYLISLPAITPGAAIKKIRYTLLWTVRPTSLAIRRFMLKYGQIWPTQYLHPTWDIFALRHYGDGSHAYLSGTLTTDVASIAAGSYVDLSITVSGSALLDVVNVVTPPPAGIIQQPWVSAAGTVTLRLFNHTAAAIDPASQAYTVKILR